Within Phycodurus eques isolate BA_2022a chromosome 7, UOR_Pequ_1.1, whole genome shotgun sequence, the genomic segment AGTCGGACACCTTGGCGCCCTTAATGGCCACGACGGGCTGAGAGGTGCCGTCAAAATGCTCCGCCTGCAGGAAAAGGGGAAAAGAACCATCGAGACCTTATTGTTatttttgatcatttgtttAGACCAGTgctttccaacctttattgagggcatatattttacattacaaaaatcgtaaggcacaccagcaaacaaaaaatatagtgAAATAATGACAGTATCTACAGTATTTACTCAGAGAGAAACCTGAGCTGGTTTAGTTGAACATAAAGCTATTCTGTTGTAGGCAGATTtccaggttaattgtaccttctgccatctggtCGAGGAGCAttaaattattcttattattaagcGAAATTGGATAATTCCCTAAGGCACACcagatgatctctcacagcatgCTAATGTGTCACAGGACAGTGGTTTTAAAGCACTGGTTTGAACCAAGGCTGACTATACACTGCATAGCCAAGGACCCAATACACATTTAATGCCATGTACATTTCTAATGGCACATAaccaattttatatatatatatatatatatatatatatatatatttattttttctgacaGACCACATGACACAACCGGTTGATGGCCAACTTACACATTAATAACTCCACAAGGGTCAACACCAGGCAGTGACAACATCAAAGTAAACAATACATAGCGTTTAGTTGGCCAAGGCTGACTCTCCCACTGGTTTTAATGAGGGTAACCCCCACATCCCGGCCAGTctccaataaatgtttttagacCTGTAATATAGCATATTTGGCCATATTTAATCGCCTATGATTTTGCTGTCGATTATATTTATAGCTGGTGTTTTTAATGCCTTTGTTTTTTGAGGAGATGCGGGTGTCTATTTTTATCATGTCAAGCTGGCATTGATGGAGTATAAACAGTCTGGCATTCACACTTCACACACATTGGCATTTGGCAGATattagatatccatccatccagatatgtatctgattttatatacattttgaagaggtctgattctgatctgaggATATCCAATTCCAGGTGTTTTCTTCTATTTACGCTGCCATGATGCATATTCCAATCTTGCCACTTGAGAGAATGGGGGTTAAAAATCGTTATTGTATCACCTGAACCATATAGCCTAAgagaaatgtttacttttttccgtggtacaaaaagtactgaagaactgaatattatcacaaacaaagcaaaggggggaaaatccTTATCATGTGTTGTCTGGCATAAACTAACTTGTGTAGCTCCAGCAGGTCCCTGCAGCAAAGACAGGATAAACAAACAGGAGAAACAGTATTTCCCTCTtcgtaaacaaataaaaatggcaaaCTGAACATAGTCCCAGCGAGCTGCAGGTAAAGAGTCAACATCTGGagcaacaatatacagtatatcgctCAATAACATGACATTTAGAAAGTTGAGTTATACAGCATCAAGACAAGAACAGAAAACAATGCTGGAGTGGGGGGATAAGAAGTAAGCTTGTTGAGTTATATGGAGTCAGGAAGGAAAAGACTAAATagattttagatttaaaaaaaaaaaagttttgctttGATTCTTCAGACTCGGGATATGTAATAAGTATGCTTTAcctcttgatccttggggtatttttgaCTAAAGTATGCCAATAAATACAGATATTTTagatactgaaaaaaatagggatgtcccaatccaatttttttcatttctgatCCGATactgatattgcagccttgaattttggcAGACACAGATATTGGtccgatccgatatcagcaataatcatacatacttgTTTTGTAGAATGGAATGCTAGAAAAGGCTTGCTCAAATGATATTCCTCAgacaacaataatcagcaacagtagggatgaggaaaaactgacccatttattatcatataaaatgaaaaataatgtaatacaatttagtaaaataaaaattatattaagaaacactaaaaaacaacaaaaacaataaaaatatttaaattgcaacataaccactgcttaacttaaacataagcatattctaaatttgaacagattaaattaaaagcaaattagaaaaccatgaaaaatcttatataaattgtacttttaaactgcaaaataaagtttgattaaatcatttcagtttttttttttttttttttaaccgtcagtatatggtgggaacatcatttgctttctcAACGTGTGGCAATACAGTGAACTTCCTGATGcaactggggtttagttttatgacaatcgctgttcctgctgtggacgtcttggcctctgaggggcagtgtgatacATGCGATGAGACAcatgcagtaacaaagaaactaGAAAAAGAcacaatcaaatattgttataaCTCATTTTTTAGAGTttagtttgaagaatatataccagagagtattgttatattgcctgtttttaTGTGGTcatacagcgtttgtgtactATTGTTCATTATTTTAAGAGATATTTAGTGCTgcgagttcaatgctaattttcattagcctgtcaatggtgttgttcatttattgtgttaactatgaaatatatatttttcttatatttttttgaacaaaaattTAGAAACAAAGGCTGTGATGTacttgaacattcaataggcgtaattcttttgttatgcgAGTTTAGTTAATAGGCTGCCTTACCCTGCAGAGTTTGTTGACATATTTATCAAAAATAATCTTTACTCACTTCATCTCCCCACAAAGTGACCGTCACCATCTTGCCGGAAGTGTCCATCAGGTTGAGCGTCCGTTTGGAGACTTCCCGGTTGCTCTTAGAGGTGAAGCGGGTTACCTCGTCCACAGTCTTGCACACGCCAATCACGTCTGTACGTGGTGAGGAAaagaaataatcataaaaatgtgaacaagctgtcaagaaaatgtgtctttgatTCAGCAGACATCTCCTGACCAACAATGGAATCCTTCGCCGCCTTCTCCAGGTCGCCAATCGAAATGAAGTTGCATTGCACTACGGGGAGGTCGCAGTTGTCCTCGCACGGAATGATGGAGGTCTCGCCGCTCAGTGTGATCTCGTAGTCATTCTTCACCGATGTGTACTGCTTGTTGGCCACTTTCAGGGAGCCCTTAGAGATGTAGTAGACCTAAAAAGACCAAACAGTGAGAGGAATGAGGCGTTAAGGACAAGTAATTTTATTGTTGCTCTCAAGTGGCATAACTGTCACGGGTGCGGAAATAGCAACAATGCAAACAGCTCAATTATGAGTGGggggggaggagaaaaaaaagtaatcgtCTCGAATAAAAAAGCCTCACCTTGCCGACCTCGATGAGCCCAAAATACTTGTCCACCTCTTGGTTGAAGCCAGTGACCCTGATCTCTCCCTGGAGCAACAATTAGTTGTAAAATTAGAAGGCGTAGTACAGCATTTCCACACACGAAAACAGTATAGGAACATGTAACAACAACACTTACGCTCTCATCCACAATCTCCATGGAGAAAAGTTTGCCATCGCCGCGTGAGTTGCTCCAGGTGCGAATGCTACTCTTGTTGGTGATGCGAGCACGGATGGTCCATCTGTGGACAGACAACACTTTTTCATATTACTTTAAACCTTTAATATTTCACTCTGCGTTTTGTCCTGAGCAGAATTTGGTGTTTGCAAAGACAACAAAGGCCAGTTTGAACAGGCTTGCCATCATAATAGGAAGTTTGACGCGACGTGTTAAACACAACGATAACCATAAAGTGGTTGCTCCTAAGTCAAATGACCCAAAAGtagtacaatttggagttcaaaagagaaaagaaacatTACTATAGAAGTACTAAGCACGGAAAGGATTAACTACCAAGTATGTTTACCCGTTTTTGTGATGGcaccacagaagggtaccaTTGATGGCAGAgaggaaaaatgtaaaaacccaaaaacaagaaatgaaacTTGATGCGACATGGGAATGACCGTATCACTGAGAAATTAAGGATATTGTAAAAAATTCAGGATGCAGCTCTATTGGGTCTCATTAACATGTGGAGGTGTTTTATTAAACACTTACTTTGATAGGTACGGGTTCAGGCTGGCGATGGGCACGACTTTGGAGGGCCCCCCCGGCATCCCGAGCACAGCAGGCTTCTTCCCGAAATCTTTGCCGACCACTCTGTTCACTGGAGGGAggaaggaggtggaggagggcgCTAAATGGCGTGTGAAGAAGAATGGAGTGAGATGTACTCACTTGATGCCGTGATGAcctttttcacagcagtcattTTGGCACAGTGACACAGTAAATAGTAGATTTATAGTAGCAAAGCTGCCAAcatataaaaattcacttccagaacaatttgtccaaatgtgtctcaatttccatattttctaaATTTTGTCGAGTACATTACCTTGCGACAGTCATAATcgtcacaaaaatatttgtcattttaatgtttttattacatcaaccttggaATGCAGTTGCGTCCTGAATCAAAGTACAAGTATATGGGATTTTGACATTGCATCAAAAATACCTGTGTCCATGGTTTAATTCACATTTTGCCAATTCTACTTTCAAtcctggtaacaaaaaaaaaacaaacaaaaaaaaaaaagaagtctatGAAAGAggaaatattttgccaaaccaatttTCTCTAGTACTTGGGATATATtgtctatggtgcctcagtaaacgttaaatattaattaaaatcatacacgcattcctgagttccagacatttttcctgccgagaggcctgaaatcacatcatttgaatttctccagcttatctacatcactagtgAAGCCCTGTGCCTTCACTTTCCGCTCCAGTCAGCACTGCCAACATAAACACGTGTattctcacaagtgggtcttttacacggaagcaaaaaaaaataaataatcagttACAGCCGTAGCGAGTCcatgttcagtgatttccgcGACAAAATACGGATGTAGTAGCAGACTCTGTAGCAGCCATGTTTTATGGATCCATTCCATTTAGCTTCAAGAGTCATCTTCCTGTTACTGTTGTTCAAATGTAAGGAAGGTCATACTACATACCCTATTTAAGAGGTCTATATTTCAGGTGAAGCCTTAACgatatttaaaattatatttgtctTAAATCATCCAAAAGCAAAATTCTCTTTATACCCCAGTTTAAAaaagctttacagatgccacatctGCTGTGCGGTTGCCGTGTGTTGCCTACCGTAGCACATGGTGGTGTCAGAGTACCCCAAAACTGAAGCATCGGAGTTGTAGAGGAAGACATTTACCCGCCTTTGCTTTTTAAATGGAACCCAGCAAAGCAGGATTAACAACCCCTATCATCACCTCTCAGAAGATTCTGggtattttgtcaggaacaatTGTGTCTGAGCCAAAACAAACGCATGCCACCAGAAAAACTCAGAACAATGCCATTCtatgtatttctatattttctctctttgaatcattttgacaaaatattgacagcTTTTTAACTTGCTGTACTTTTAGTTTCAGTTTTGATGTGTAACCGGCATTGTTCATCAATGATTATGTAAATGTACAGCTGGCGGATCAAGTGCAGCAGAAGGAAGCAGCACACAAAAAGAGTGCGAGATGGCAGCCAGACGGTGCGAAGGATGATCCACAGAACAGAGGAGAGTGTGAAACACTGTTACCTCCACTCAGGAAGAGAGTAAGAGTGGTCCAAACACGTGAGACTCCTCTGTTTCGACGAtttggggttttttgttttttttttgcgtgtagCTCATACAGAGGATTAGAGTTCAAAGTGTCCACTTAAGTCTTCCCACTTGGCCAGCGGCTGCACTTGCCGTAATTAAGCCCCTGGCTCGAGAAGCCAACAATGACCGCACTGATCAGGAGGATGCTCGCCCCAAACTCAATCCCCCTTCGCACGGCAGATTAGAGGGATGAAGAGCCGCTATGACActaccaagaagaagaaaaatagaagaaaaatttTAAAATCTCCCTCATCACAGCTGGGTCGCTCCTGGTGCAGGTTCTGCAATGATGTGGTAATCCATCAGAGTGACAGTTTGCATGGCAGGCGACCACTCACGACACTCACAGTTTAAACATATTCAAGTGGGGAGGTTTGAgacagtctttttttaaaagactaaaAGAGGTGAAATCTTTTCCAAGAGGCTTGTCAAAAGGTCCTGCTTGGCACAGTGTATTTGGAAGAGTAAAGAAATGCTCCCATCTGGTGGTTGGTATGATGTATACAAATAGCATTTTCAAGATATtgccagttttatttttatgttgtcgAGGGGGTGTTTCATTACTCAACTGCTGGGGACACCCGGCATCAATTAGGTGGAAGGCATTTATTAGGTGGGATGGCTTTTTCGGGGTATCTGCAGGTTTAAGGATGTCACACTTAAGACTTGTTTCTTGACTTTTTAAGAGCACTTATGAACTAAATCTGACAACtagggtcaccaacatggttcCCACGGGGAACTTCCAAGGGCCACAAGAGTAGCCCCCGGGCCTGCTCTAAAAtgagctcaccagtgatgggacattccTTGGAAAAGTTGTACTTGTgctcttttgaaaatgtaaatgtttgcaGCGATTCATCCAAGTGTTGCATATTAACATTTATGTtttctaccttgttaaatcattgatAATTATTGGCAAATCTCATTAACATAAATCAGTGTCTTCCCAATTATTAATAACATacaattaaaggtaatttgagcacatttatttcagaagtgtgtatcaaactggtagcctttCACATTAAGCAGTACATatgaagtagctctcagtttcaaaaaggttggggactTCTTCCCAATAGCATATTTTAagattattaattttatttattttttacttctgactacataaatgtaaaatatttttacagtgACTGCAGACCAATTACAAATCCATAAAAGGTTTGCCTTTGAAACAAGCAATTTTTATTATGTCTGTGGCATTTTTGTACTATTTCTATGGATAATTACAGCCTTCATTTTAGAAAACCTAATGGAATTTACCTTAATTATTGTACTAATTTTAGTTGTACAAGAGGAAATTCTATTTTACTGAATTTCCATTATTTAAAAAGTcccacaaatataaaataatccaaaatattacagtacactgAATTACAGAGCTGCCAAGTGCTACggaacgtccgtattttgttcCGGAAATTACTGAACATTGACTCGTTACagccgtaacactgattgttccggatatagggaagaatatttaaatattaaaatatttttaaatttaaatatttaaatatttttaattaaaaattattattattatttatttttttttaattcagcccccacattgaacagctgttCATGCCATTTTATTACGTCACCCAAGCCATGGAGGCAAAAGTTCTCTTTGTTCTGGAAGTTAagtttttataggttggcagctctggaaTTATAACAGAATATATATTGCGTATTTTATTTCGGCCTTTTTCTGCCTCTGAATATAAATGCCCTAAAAAATGACAGTGGGTCTTGTTGTCCATTAACATGCTCAAGAATGGCTCCCCTAAAAATTATCATTATTGTATTAGGCTCGAAAATGTGTTGGTATTGTTGGCGATGAGTGCAAATGAATTAGGAAAGgacatcttttttaaaaaatgtccataCGATAGAACCACAATCATATACCTTTTTCAGTTTGTGgcaatacaattaaaattaatttcaaGCAAGCAACACTCACGATCATTTCCTATTTGAGCCTGCAACGGAGGGCGGCTTGGGGGGGCAGCGGGTGGGGCAGCCTGCTGGGGGGGCTTAATCTGTCCTGCACACATACAGAACCATTTGAAATATGTTCAGATACAATATATTATTTCACtattaatttcaaaacaaaataattaaaattgcaTTGAAGCGTTACCATCGCTGTAAGGTGTTGGGTTGCCAATTCGCCCATTGATGTCTGCCGCGGGTGTGAGGACCTCAATCTCCAAAATGATTACCACCCGCCTGATATggattaaaacataaaattgtgTTCCATagtataaaataaagaaattaaaaaggaAACACTAAAGACAATAtctcattatccatccatttccataccgcttatcctcactatagtTGCCGGCGTGCTAgtgcctatccctgctgactttgggcgagaggcggggtacaccctgaactggttgccccccaatcgcagggcgcatacagacaaacaatcagGCACACTCAGATGTACACCTATGGGGAATcccgagtcttcaatcaacctaccatgcatgtttcctatcgtaaaattctaagtctttaaagttggaaactttccatttgAATTTACAGGAATAAGAAATAATGAATTTACAGgaataagaaagaaagaaaaataaagaaaagaaaaaaggggaaaaaaagaaaaagcggggggaaagaaagaaaggaagaaagaaagaaagaaaaaaaactgtcatccATTGTCAATAGTCCTTGTCCCTCAATAGGGCtgcaggtgagctgaagcccaTCCCAACTGGTATACCCTGGAGGGATCACCAGTGAATCATAAGACACATGTTGACaaaaccagtcacattcaaaacaaaacaacaacaattaatcaggcaataaaaaaaaaaaaaaaagtgacaccaAAATTGTAGAAGATATTCAGTCGAAAAActagcattttttgttgtttgtttttagatcaaaataaatgcaaaaaaatatatatattaatatcggtaaataaaaacattagctTTGAAGCATGTCTGCTAATGACAAAACAATGCTCATTTAcagtgacacacaaacacacccaaaGTTAATATCCATCAGTTCACATGGAAAATGTCCAACTTGCCCATATGCACAATCATTTGTAAAATTCTTAAGCTCAATCTCCAATCGAAAGCATCctaaaaaaagtccaaatcgTCACATCTTAAAAAGAGAGACCCAATTACCGTCCATCCTTGAGAATATTGGTCACGTGTCTCTTGAGTAGAACGATGCAGTTGGGGGACAGTTGGTTGTCTTCGGCCATGCAGTTGAGTTGGGTGCAAAGCATGAAGGCTGCGTAAGGGGAATAGAACAAACGTTTTGTAATGATGCCGCATTTCACCGTACAATACAGACAACTGAGTCCAGGGAAACATTATCCAGATATTAAAAGGTGAATAAGAGCacg encodes:
- the rpa1 gene encoding replication protein A 70 kDa DNA-binding subunit isoform X1, encoding MITLTEGAIEALSSGNCGNDAVLQLVSIRKIEGGSGPARFRVMMSDGRHTMSSFMLCTQLNCMAEDNQLSPNCIVLLKRHVTNILKDGRRVVIILEIEVLTPAADINGRIGNPTPYSDGQIKPPQQAAPPAAPPSRPPLQAQIGNDPPSSTSFLPPVNRVVGKDFGKKPAVLGMPGGPSKVVPIASLNPYLSKWTIRARITNKSSIRTWSNSRGDGKLFSMEIVDESGEIRVTGFNQEVDKYFGLIEVGKVYYISKGSLKVANKQYTSVKNDYEITLSGETSIIPCEDNCDLPVVQCNFISIGDLEKAAKDSIVDVIGVCKTVDEVTRFTSKSNREVSKRTLNLMDTSGKMVTVTLWGDEAEHFDGTSQPVVAIKGAKVSDFGGRSLSASFSSTLMINPDIPEAYKLRGWYDKEGHGIDGQSLTELKGGSGGGNTNWKTLSDVKTEHLGHGEKADYYTCIGTIVYLRKENCLYQACPNQDCNKKVVDQQNGMFRCEKCDKEFPNFKYRLILSANISDYGDNQWVTCFQESAEAILGQNAAYLGQLKDSDEAAFDEIFQQANFNTFVFRNRVKLETYNDESRIKATVVDVKPVDHKDYSKRLIMNIRKMATQ
- the rpa1 gene encoding replication protein A 70 kDa DNA-binding subunit isoform X2, translated to MITLTEGAIEALSSGNCGNDAVLQLVSIRKIEGGSGPARFRVMMSDGRHTMSSFMLCTQLNCMAEDNQLSPNCIVLLKRHVTNILKDGRRVVIILEIEVLTPAADINGRIGNPTPYSDGQIKPPQQAAPPAAPPSRPPLQAQIGNDLNRVVGKDFGKKPAVLGMPGGPSKVVPIASLNPYLSKWTIRARITNKSSIRTWSNSRGDGKLFSMEIVDESGEIRVTGFNQEVDKYFGLIEVGKVYYISKGSLKVANKQYTSVKNDYEITLSGETSIIPCEDNCDLPVVQCNFISIGDLEKAAKDSIVDVIGVCKTVDEVTRFTSKSNREVSKRTLNLMDTSGKMVTVTLWGDEAEHFDGTSQPVVAIKGAKVSDFGGRSLSASFSSTLMINPDIPEAYKLRGWYDKEGHGIDGQSLTELKGGSGGGNTNWKTLSDVKTEHLGHGEKADYYTCIGTIVYLRKENCLYQACPNQDCNKKVVDQQNGMFRCEKCDKEFPNFKYRLILSANISDYGDNQWVTCFQESAEAILGQNAAYLGQLKDSDEAAFDEIFQQANFNTFVFRNRVKLETYNDESRIKATVVDVKPVDHKDYSKRLIMNIRKMATQ